GAATGGTCGCTACTCCAGGGTTCATGCCGATTGTTCTCAGCCGTTATATAAGGCAGATTTTGTCTGGATCATCTGTAGATGTGAGCGAAGCACCGATACGTTCATCGCAGTCTCCAGTATTCGAGCTGCCTGAAGAATCTAAAGCAGACGCTGTAAAGTCATCTCGCTCATGGGATTTTTTGCACCCTATATCAGCTGATCTGCATTCCGTATCCGAAATGTGGGGCGATTTTCCAGAGCCACAGAGAAGGCAAGAGAACAATGAAGAAATAACCGGGTCAGACATGGAACAAAAAACGGAGCCAATGGATTTGGGCAAATGGCGTATTATTGTGGCTTGCGCTTCGTTATTCCTAGTCGCTATGACGTGGAGATTTCTCTACTTAAATGAGTCGAGCGAGCAAAAATTATTATTGTGCTTATGCGTAACGTTAGTGTCCGGTGCAGGAGTACTGGTCTTATGGAATGGTGTACCAGCTTGGGCCAAGAGAAAGCGCAAATCCCCGGAGCATTCGAATTTGGAGCGATATAGGAATAGGAACAGATCTGAGCCTGAACCAATAAGTAGGGTAGAACATCAGAGCATTGATAACGAACATCGGGGGGCTTCTAGATTTTCAATCCATAATTCGCTGCAATCAATGGAGCCTTTGGGAAGAGAGCCTACGCCTTTTGATCTAGCTGTGGACAATGGGGGTTCTTTTCCCAAGGAGACGTCGTGGATTACTGCTGCGAATGATCAAACTACATTCCTTGAGCAGAGGAATGTACCTAATCTTGAAGTCTTTTATTTAGTATGGAAAACAAAAAATGAGGGTAGTCGAATTCCATTGAAGGGTAGCTCGCTTGTTATTGGAAGATCGGCGGATGCTGCTCAGCATGTTGACCAGACAATGGGGATATCGCGCGCTCATGTAGAGCTTGTGAAGGTATCCGAGCAATGGAAGGTGAAGGATCTCGGCTCACGAAATGGCAGTCGACTCAATGATACACCGATGGCTCCTTATGAGCTGTATTCCTTGCAAATAGGAGATTGCATAACACTGGCTAACTCACAGTACCAATTTCAGCAGGCGAATTAACGTGTAATAAAGAAGCCCTAGCGGGTAATATCCCGCAGGGCTTCTTCTAGCTTAGGAAAAGCGAAGCTAAATCCTTGGTCCAACAGCTTCCGAGGCATTGCTTTTTGTCCGGTGAGCACAAGCGTGCTCATTTCTCCAAGGGCTTTTTTTAGGAACAGGCCTGGAACCGGAAACCAATGGGGCCGCTTAGTCACTCGGCCTAACATACGACCGAACTCGTCATTGGATACAGGATCAGGAGCAACAGCGTTAACCGGACCGGATATAGCAGGGTTATCCAGACAGAAAAGAATGAGCGAAACCATATCCTGCAGATGGATCCAAGGCAACCCTTGTTTACCGTTCCCTATGCGGCCGCCGCCGAAAAAACGATAGGGTAGCCGAATGATCGGGAATGCTCCCCCTTCGCCGGCACATACGATACCTATCCGAAGCTTAACAAGTCGCTCAACAGGAATGAGCTCAGCTGCCTGCTCCCATTTGACGACTACCTCGCCAAGGAAATCTGCAGGCATGGTCGGTGAGGATTCATCAAAGACCTGATCCACAGAATGACCGTAAAGTGAAATTCCGGATGCATTTATGACGACAGCAGGCGGAGAGCTCATCCGTTTTAGATTATCGGCAATCCGAGCTGCTGCTTCTATGCGTGAGGATAGAATTCTTTCCTTCGCCTTCTTGCTCCATCTCTGATTAATGGATTCGCCCGTCAGGTTAATAATTCCATCGAATTCCCCTAAACAGTCCGGATCAACGCTCCATTCCGTCCAAGTAACATAGTGAGGATGGGGGAGGGTGGAGTCGTGAGTGGGCTTCAAGGGTTTATTCCTCGTAATGATCCACACTTCGTCCCCTCGAGACAGTAGCGCATACGTTAGAGCTTTTCCAATGAACCCCGTTCCACCGCATAACAACAAGCGCATGTTGCCCCTCCTCACTCATCAGTTACTTTTTATCAATTGAAATGATAGTAAGCGGGTTAATTGTATTGCCATCAGTGTCTAACACAGCTTCTGTGTATTGAAAGACAACGGGATCTCCCTCAGTCCAGGAATCCACCTTTTCGGCAATTTCAGGGCTGATCTGGAAAGCAGTTGCTCCATTATCAGTCTTAATTTCAATCGTATGAGTATCCTGCAAACCACTGTATTCACCTGTACCGTTAAGTGTTTCAGCGGATGCGGTAGGACTTGCGCTCTCTGTTTCCGTAGCACCGCTAGCACTTGGGCTCGCTGTTAGGGAAGGGCTTGCAGATGGAGAAGAACTGCCGCTATTGTTGTTGCCGCAAGCTGTTCCCATCAGGACTAAGGTAAGTACCGCAACGCTCATTGCCATAGCTGTCTTTTTATTTTTTTTCATAAGTAACTTACACCTCCTATGAGGTTAAACGAAATAAACGGCTAAAGGTTTCGTTTATTAGTTTGTCCGTAAAGTGTCAGCCCTTATTTGAGCAAGTGATTGTATGCGGAATAATCGATCTGTTTCTTCTCCAGAAAGTCTTTTAAGCTGCGATGGTCACGAGGCGGAGTTGCCCGAATATAGCCTTCAATGCAATGTTCCTTGGTCACTTCTGATGATCCACTTTCTACTGCCAATTGTCCGATTTTGGCTGCAATAGAGTGGCTGGCAATATCTCGAAAAGGACCGGGAACCGGGGAAACCAGTGTATGTAGCATATCCTTGGAATCTTCGGTCCATAGCTCACGGCTGCGTTCCACCCAATAATTTTGCCAGTCTAGCTTAGATTTTCCATCGCTTTTGGGAAGTACCTTCAAAAACTTGCGGAACATAAAAAATCCGCCCACACACATGAACAAAATAAGCACGATGGTCCAAAACCCGATAAAATACATAAACCAGTCGGGAGCATTTTTCATATAGATCACCTCATGTTGAGATTATAGCTCATTTCTAGATTTATTTCGACGTTCGCGATACAATAAGGAGATGATTTCGATAATAGACCGTGACTATACTCGCGGGGTACGGAACGGAAAATGAAAGGAGCAATTATGATGCTGAAGATTGGATCACATGTATCTTTTGCCGGCAAAGGATTGTTGACAGCAGCTAACGAGGCTATTTCTTACGGGTCCGGTACTTTTATGATCTACACAGGTGCGCCTCAGAATACAAGAAGAAAGCCGATAGAAGAGTTATATATTCCCGAGGGCAAAGAGGTAATGGCGGCTAGTGGTATTGATAATATCGTTGTTCATGCTCCTTACATCGTTAACCTGGGCTCATATAAAGAGGATACTTTCCGTCTCGCCATTGATTTTCTTCAGGAGGAAATCCGTCGTACGCATAAAATTGGGGTGAAAAATATTGTTTTACACCCAGGAGCCTATACAGATAAAGATGCCCAATACGGGATTGAACGAATTGCCGCAGGCTTGAATGAGGTGCTCGAGGCCACTAAGGAAACAGACGTTAATATTGCTCTGGAGACGATGGCAGGTAAAGGCACTGAAATCGGACGCAGCTTTGAAGAATTGGCCCAAATTATTGAACGGGTTAATCTCAACAATCGATTGACAGTATGTATGGATACTTGCCATATTCACGATGCAGGATACGATATCGTTGGGGATGTTGATGGTGTCCTTCGTAAGTTCGATGATATTATCGGGCTCGATCGGATTGCAGTTGTTCATGTGAACGACAGCAAAAATCCGCTAGGGGCAGGGAAAGACCGTCACGCTCCTATAGGCTCAGGCTGGATTGGCTATGAAGGGATTGCTGGAGTTGTCGGGCATGAGCTTCTTAAGGACAAGCCTTTCATATTGGAGACTCCATGGATTGGGAAAAAGGAAACATCGGAGCGTCCAATGTACGAAGCGGAAATCGCGATGCTAAGCGGAACAACAATTGAGCGTTTTGGCGATGAATTTGCTGAAGATGTGGAACGATTACACTATTTCTTCGATAAGGTAGGAATTGAACCACGGCTATATGTGCTAAATACATGGGAGCTCCTTAAATCGGACGCTAAAGCAAGAAAAGCGGATCCACGGGAACCGATGGAAAGGCTTTACGATATGCTGATGGAAAATCGGGTTTTATCAGGCGACATAAGCGAAGAAGCAGTCAATCAACGATTGTTAGGCTTTCTAGCTGGTCCGGATTGGTTGAGTAGTTTATAAAATTAAGCGAGTAATTGAACACGGAGCTATGTGGAGAGGAAGTAAAGAACAATGAGTCACATTAAGCAATCTCAGGAAATTAAACGGATAGATGATAAAAGCATTCGAGCACGTATGCTTATCTCTTGTCCGGATCGCGCGGGTATCGTTGCGGCTGTATCGCAATTTTTATATGAGCAAGGTGCTAATATTATACAATCAGATCAATACACGATGGATCCCGAGGGCGGGATGTTCTTCATGAGAGTTGAATTTGATTTGGTGGATTTAGAGCAGCGCTTGCCGTCGCTTCAAGAGGATTTTGCCCGTATATCAGATCGTTTCTCGATGAGATGGAGCATCTTTCGTGCTGCTAGACGCAAGAGAATCGCGATTTTCGTATCGAAGGAAGATCATTGCTTAGTTGAATTGCTATGGCAATGGCAGGCTGGTGACTTGGATGCTGAAATTAGCATGGTCATAAGTAACCATGATGATATGAGAGGATTGACTGAATCCTTTGGCATTCCGTTCTATCATGTTCCGGTTACACCTGAAACGAAGGAAGAGGCCGAGCAGAAGCAAAGAGAGCTTACAGCAGGTAAAGTCGATCTTATCGTGCTGGCGCGGTATATGCAGATCGTTTCTCCTAAATTCATCGAGCAGTATCATAATCGCATCATCAACATTCACCACTCGTTTTTGCCGGCATTTGTCGGTGGAAAGCCTTATCAGCAAGCATACAACCGTGGGGTTAAGCTGATCGGAGCAACGGCGCATTATGTGACCGAAGAGCTGGACGGTGGGCCGATTATCGAGCAGGATGTACAACGCGTTAGTCATCGGGACAATGTAACCGAGCTAAAGCGGATGGGCCGTCATATCGAGCGCATCGTGCTTGCCCGCGCAGTTAAATGGCATGTTGAAGATAGACTGCTCGTCTATCAGAATAAAACAGTTGCTTTCATTTAGGTAAAGCTGAAATCATAAGTCGCATTATTGGGCCGTCAGGGGATTTCCCCTGGCGGTTTTCATATATGTTTGCCTGCAGCTCCTGAGCCAACCCATTAGTGAGCATTAGCCATACATTCTATGTCTAATGCGACCAGTAACCAGAATTAGTCGGTGTCTCCGCTTATCTCTTTCACAAACATGCCTCAGTTGCTCGAGT
This portion of the Cohnella abietis genome encodes:
- a CDS encoding DUF2621 family protein, which translates into the protein MKNAPDWFMYFIGFWTIVLILFMCVGGFFMFRKFLKVLPKSDGKSKLDWQNYWVERSRELWTEDSKDMLHTLVSPVPGPFRDIASHSIAAKIGQLAVESGSSEVTKEHCIEGYIRATPPRDHRSLKDFLEKKQIDYSAYNHLLK
- a CDS encoding deoxyribonuclease IV, whose amino-acid sequence is MLKIGSHVSFAGKGLLTAANEAISYGSGTFMIYTGAPQNTRRKPIEELYIPEGKEVMAASGIDNIVVHAPYIVNLGSYKEDTFRLAIDFLQEEIRRTHKIGVKNIVLHPGAYTDKDAQYGIERIAAGLNEVLEATKETDVNIALETMAGKGTEIGRSFEELAQIIERVNLNNRLTVCMDTCHIHDAGYDIVGDVDGVLRKFDDIIGLDRIAVVHVNDSKNPLGAGKDRHAPIGSGWIGYEGIAGVVGHELLKDKPFILETPWIGKKETSERPMYEAEIAMLSGTTIERFGDEFAEDVERLHYFFDKVGIEPRLYVLNTWELLKSDAKARKADPREPMERLYDMLMENRVLSGDISEEAVNQRLLGFLAGPDWLSSL
- a CDS encoding TIGR01777 family oxidoreductase, coding for MRLLLCGGTGFIGKALTYALLSRGDEVWIITRNKPLKPTHDSTLPHPHYVTWTEWSVDPDCLGEFDGIINLTGESINQRWSKKAKERILSSRIEAAARIADNLKRMSSPPAVVINASGISLYGHSVDQVFDESSPTMPADFLGEVVVKWEQAAELIPVERLVKLRIGIVCAGEGGAFPIIRLPYRFFGGGRIGNGKQGLPWIHLQDMVSLILFCLDNPAISGPVNAVAPDPVSNDEFGRMLGRVTKRPHWFPVPGLFLKKALGEMSTLVLTGQKAMPRKLLDQGFSFAFPKLEEALRDITR
- a CDS encoding DUF6382 domain-containing protein; the protein is MIIERNPPVTREEINETQLLMLKKCEIPGLLPLETEEYDGQTSLRYSLAGTRMLSEAMRASNWSMSEMLGALCRLAEVLEECRLYLLDADRIRLHDEFIFVGEDWHDLRFTYIPIDMPTLHQADDLERLIIRWMMKVKEPDGQVMQNVLRMVATPGFMPIVLSRYIRQILSGSSVDVSEAPIRSSQSPVFELPEESKADAVKSSRSWDFLHPISADLHSVSEMWGDFPEPQRRQENNEEITGSDMEQKTEPMDLGKWRIIVACASLFLVAMTWRFLYLNESSEQKLLLCLCVTLVSGAGVLVLWNGVPAWAKRKRKSPEHSNLERYRNRNRSEPEPISRVEHQSIDNEHRGASRFSIHNSLQSMEPLGREPTPFDLAVDNGGSFPKETSWITAANDQTTFLEQRNVPNLEVFYLVWKTKNEGSRIPLKGSSLVIGRSADAAQHVDQTMGISRAHVELVKVSEQWKVKDLGSRNGSRLNDTPMAPYELYSLQIGDCITLANSQYQFQQAN
- the purU gene encoding formyltetrahydrofolate deformylase, which codes for MSHIKQSQEIKRIDDKSIRARMLISCPDRAGIVAAVSQFLYEQGANIIQSDQYTMDPEGGMFFMRVEFDLVDLEQRLPSLQEDFARISDRFSMRWSIFRAARRKRIAIFVSKEDHCLVELLWQWQAGDLDAEISMVISNHDDMRGLTESFGIPFYHVPVTPETKEEAEQKQRELTAGKVDLIVLARYMQIVSPKFIEQYHNRIINIHHSFLPAFVGGKPYQQAYNRGVKLIGATAHYVTEELDGGPIIEQDVQRVSHRDNVTELKRMGRHIERIVLARAVKWHVEDRLLVYQNKTVAFI